In the Caloenas nicobarica isolate bCalNic1 chromosome 10, bCalNic1.hap1, whole genome shotgun sequence genome, GATAATATTATTAAGGTCAGTTCAATCTAATTCATTCTAAGAAATTGCAGCCATGGCTGAGAACTTGTGATATGCTATGTCATACTAAAGTGCTTTTTCTAAATggttggggtggggggcagtGTTGTCATTTACGgtgatcttttaaaatatggaaaatgttttaatatttgcttcagtttaagagaaaaagaaaacatcctgcATGTTAAAATTTGATAGGATGTTTTAGAGTTGATTATCTGAGTTCTCAAGGCAGAATTTTGGgggaagataaaaagaaaatttacaaCTGGCATGAATTAGAGAGAGTGTTTACGTGTCTCTAACTCATGTCAGTTGTAAAAACATGAAATACATGAATGCAGGATGCAGAGattcttttgaaaatgcataCTAACTGCAACccatatttttattagaagtgTAACCTACAAGTGAAGGAGTGCTCGCAAATGTGTGCCAAAGGGTGGAACAGAAGATCTggaaaaaatttggaaaaggTAGAGGGGTTAAATAGAGGTGATGAGCATGAGGAAGGATAATTCCCACAACACCCAACTTGAGGACTTCTACTAGGATCCTGAGCTCTGTGTCCTCTCTCTATAaccaatgaagaaaaatggagTAGACAGTCAACTTAGAGACCAACTCATGAGGTGCTAAACCAGAAGCCTAACTGCACATTAGTCTGAATTGTGCTTTGGAGGTATCTTACCTCTAGGGGCTCCCTTAAGAATGGACTCCATCTTACCGAATGGCATCATGTGTAAGCTAAGCATTCTGTCTCAGAAAGTGATTGAGGTTTCCTTTATGGTCAGTGGAAAGAGGAAGGTGCCTTTGAAAGCTTCCTGAAGGAGAACTTGTCTTGCTAGGTTTGGGTACCAAAGATACAGGGttaccttttcctttctaaagGCCTTATCTGTCTTTCCTGCCTTCCCAAATACTTTATCCACTTCTTCTAGAGGTCTTGCTTCCCTGAGTAAACCAGATCCCACCTTAAAGTACAGGTTGTACCACACTGTGCTATACTGTAAAGTGTATGATAACTGTCTGTAATAATTCTACTTCCAATAATGCACGTATGCAGAACTGAACAACAATTAgattttgtgctttcttttcaacatatattttccagcagacatctgatACAGCTGATTTCATTTAGACACTGATAGACATCTGTACCTTTACAAATTGAGACACTTGTGACAGCTGATGGAGAGAAATACGTTGCTCTAATGGGCAACTTCTCAGGTCAATTTTAGGCTTTTACTTCAGAAGGCAAATTTGTTCTCTAGAAGTGCCTATTTCCACTACTGGAGActgattttttcccctaatttaCGTCTGTGTAAATCAGTTGAGGCAATCTTTAATCCTgaacaagcttttaaaaaaactacaCAGTCTTTCAACTCAGGAGGCTGGTATGAAGACTCTCTTTTCACTACTGAGGGTGGCAGCATTGTCatttgtggtgatttttttaaatatggatGAATCACGATGATCACGGTGAAGTGCCTTGAGAGATTACAGCATCTTTCTTGCACCATTTTATCTGGTCATATTGGTATAGGTTTACCCTGAATTCTGTGCCTAGGAGTTAGGAGATTGTCACGGAAAGGAATGTTAGACAGCTTAGATCTAGCAGCAATTTAGGATTTTTGAAGTAGAACACAAGTTTAATATATGATTTCTAATAACACTTAATCAACAGCTgattaacaaaattatttaaaacaattcaaTGGGATTTGTTATAATTAAAACAGTGACTTGATTGCAGATTCGATGGTGTCAAGGGTCACACTGTACTTAGGAAAGAGGAAGTTAAATGACTTACATAGAGACACACAGAGGTATATGATTAAAATCTTATATAGAAATCTATAAACATACATATACTTGCACGCAACAATCCACGGATATTTTAATATAGTCACACACTTATgtttgtgcatatatatatggaATATATGTGGAGGTATACCCATAAAATTTCCCTCTCAAGTTAAGTGAATGACTCACTTTAATGCATTGGTATTCCTCAACACTCTTAGGATGAGTTTATATTCTGGCAACATCTAGAACTCTCTAGATCATCTAGTTCTGCTACTGTTTTTCTTGGGCTGAGTCCCAGGTACCAAACTGTCAAAAGTGACTGATGGTCACTAGCTTTCCCAGGCAGAAAGGGGTCTGTTCTCATGTGGCAAGAGTTCCAAGAGTACAAAGGGTTGTGCCTTCATGTCTTGACGCACTGCGTTTGTGCCTCAGTTTTTTCCCCAACTTCACTGCACTTATACAATACGGAATTGCTCTCAGCAGAGCTACAGAACACGGAGAGGACCCTCAAGTGTTCTGTCTCACTGCACACACACaatgggaatttttttccccaaatcatgCCTGATAAGCCTGATAGCCAAGTAGTAGAGTTACCcaggagagggggagagggTGTTGCAAACACCACAGAGACGTCTAAACACAGTTattcagtttcattttacagatcGATGAGGTTTTGGCAGACCTCCAGGGGAACAGAGCAAGACTTCTCTCAATCCTAATGAAGATCTGCAAATGCTGTATAATTGATTTGCATAACTGAGACATACAAAACAGCATACGACACTATGTATAAGCACCTAAATGACCGTGCATACACAGAAATCTGAACTTGTCATCCAGTGCTTCCTAAGTTTTCAAAAGACAGAGTGCACCATGACAGGTCATCTCTTTCATTTTAAGGTTTGTAACTATTGTAGGTGTCCAAGCTCCAATGCAAGGTGGCTGAGAGTAGAATGAAACTATTAATTTAAACTAAAATCCTCCAGAGGTTGCTGAGAAATGTACCAAACCATTTCATTGTTGTCACTGTGTCTTTATTGTTCCAAAATGAAATCCTCTGAAAAAGGGACCACTGGAAATAAACGATCTGCAATCATGTTTGTTATCCTGGGTTTTTCTCATTGCCCAGATAAGAAAGTCATTTTCTTCatcttatttttatgtatttacatCATCACCATGCTGGGAAATCTAATTATTCTTCTTGTAATTAACATGAATCCTGtcctccacacccccatgtacttcttccttaGGAACCTGTCATTTCTGGAGATCTGCTACACCTCTGTCACTCTGCCCAGAGTGCTGGTCAATCCTCTATCAAGTGATACGTCCATCTCTTTTGGAGGTTGTGCTGCACagatgtatttctttctgtttgttgaGGCAACTGAGTGTGGCCTCTTAGCTGCTACGGCATATGACCACTACCAAGCCATATGCAATCCTCTGCAGTACATGGATACCATGAATAAGAAGGTATGCATGCAGCTGGCTGCTTCCTCATGGGTATGTGGCAACCTTGTGGCCCTTGGGCACACTACATTTATCTTCCCTTTGCCCTTCTGTGGCTCCAACATGATTAACCATCTCTTCTGTGAGACCCAGAAAGTGCtgatgctggtgtgtgggaacACTTTTACTGGAATGAGCTACAGATCATTCTGGCTGCTGCCTTTGTCATCCTGATGccttttctgctcattttggtgTCCTATGGCCTCATCATTTCCTCCATCCTCAAAATCAGGTCTGCCAAAGGAAGGTATAAAGCTTTCTCCACTTTCTTCTCACATCTCACTGTAGTGACATTATTCTGTGAGACAGCTGTACTCATCTATCTACGTCCCAAATCCAGCTATTCCCTGAATGTGGACAAGGTGCTCTCTCTGTTCTATTCTGTGGTGAACCTTATATTAAAACCTGTTGTCTACAGCTTTAGGAATAGGGAGGTGAAAGGAGCtctctttaaaatgagaatg is a window encoding:
- the LOC135992578 gene encoding LOW QUALITY PROTEIN: olfactory receptor 10C1-like (The sequence of the model RefSeq protein was modified relative to this genomic sequence to represent the inferred CDS: deleted 2 bases in 1 codon), translating into MFVILGFSHCPDKKVIFFILFLCIYIITMLGNLIILLVINMNPVLHTPMYFFLRNLSFLEICYTSVTLPRVLVNPLSSDTSISFGGCAAQMYFFLFVEATECGLLAATAYDHYQAICNPLQYMDTMNKKVCMQLAASSWVCGNLVALGHTTFIFPLPFCGSNMINHLFCETQKVLMLVCGNTYWNELQIILAAAFVILMPFLLILVSYGLIISSILKIRSAKGRYKAFSTFFSHLTVVTLFCETAVLIYLRPKSSYSLNVDKVLSLFYSVVNLILKPVVYSFRNREVKGALFKMRMKLFRPNS